The sequence GATCAGCTACTTCAAGGACATGGCGTTCCCGCCCGGCGTGCCGAAGCCCGTCTACGTCATCCTCGCGCCCATCGAGCTCGTGTCGAACATCATCCTGCGGCCCTTCACGCTGGCCGTCCGTCTGTTCGCCAACATGGTCGCGGGTCACATCCTCGTGGTCATCACCCTCATCACGATCCACGCGTTCCTCGTCCTGGGGCCGGGCCTGCCCGTCGGGCTCTTCGCCCTCGTGGCCTCCCCGCTCGTGTTCGGCTTCGAGCTCCTCATCATCTCCCTGCAGGCGTACATCTTCACGATGCTGACCGCCGTCTACATCTCCTCGTCGCTCCATGCCGCGCACTGAGCGCTGCGAGCGGTGATCTCGCCCGACCGCTGTTGACCGCGGCCAGCACGCCGCAAAAAGGAGCACACTGATGGAACCGATCGGACAGGGTCTCGTCTTCGGCCTGGCAGCCATCGGGCCGGGGATCGGCCTGGGCATCCTCGTCGGCAAGGCCATCGAGGCCATGGCCCGCCAGCCCGAAGCCGCCGGCATGGTGCGCACCACCATGTTCATCGGGATCGCGATCGTGGAGGCTCTGGCGCTGCTCGGCTTCGTTCTCGTGTTCGTCATCGGCGGCTAGCCGCCGCTTACCTCGACAAGGAGCTCGACACCATGAGCGGACCAATTGCGTCGATGGTGCTGGCCGTCGAAGCGGAGGAGCAGGGCGGCGCCGGGCTGCTGCTGCCCGACGTTCCCGAGCTGATCTGGGGCCTCGTAGCGTTCGCGCTGCTCATGGCCTTCATGTCGAAGTTCGTGTTCCCGAAGATGAACGCGATGCTCGACGAGCGCAGCGCGAAGATCCAGGGCCAGATCGAGGAGGCCGAGTCGCAGCGCTCGCAGGCCGAGCAGCTGCGCCGCCAGTACGAGGAGCAGCTGGCCGACGCCCGCAACCAGGGGAACGACATCATCGAGGATGCGCGCAGCCAGGCGGAGCGGGTGCGCGCCGAGGCGCTGCGCAAGGCCGAGGAGGAGGCGGCGCAGATCGTCGCCCGCGCCCGCGACGACGTCGTCGCCGAACGCGGCCGGCTCGTGCAGGACCTGCGCGGGCAGGTGGCCGAGCTCTCGGTCGAGCTGGCCGGCAAGATCGTCCAGCGCGAGCTCGACCCCGCCCAGCACCGCCAGCTCGTCGACCAGTACATCAACGAGCTGTCGGGCCTGAACTAGTGGCACCCGAGCAGCCAGGTGGGAGGGTGGGGTGACCGACGCCACCGACACCACCGACCCGGTCGTCGGCGCCTACGCACGGGCCATCCTCGAGGTGGCCGAGGCCGAGGGGGCGCTGTCGCGCGTCGAGGACGACCTGTACCGCTTCTCCCGTACGGTCGACGGCAACCCGGAGCTGCGCAACCGCCTCGTCGACCCGGGGGTCCCGGTCGGCGCGAAGCTCGAGCTCATCGACGAGCTGCTCGGCGGCCACCCGCAGAGCGCGAGCGCGGTGATGTGGTTGGTCCAGGCCGGCCGGGCCCGCCAGCTCGGCGCGATCGCGGACGCGCTGGCGGCCCGGGCCGCTGCGGCCCGGTCGGCGGTCGTGGCGGAGGTGCGCACCGCGGTGCCGCTGTCGGAGGACCAGCGCCACCAGCTGGCCGAGGCCCTGCGCGGGTCGACGGGTTCGCCCGTCGAGCTGAAAGTCGTCGTGGACCCCAGCGTCGTTGGTGGCATGGTGGTGAAGATGGGCGACACCGTGATCGACGGCAGCGTCGCCCGCCGGCTTGCCGAGCTCCGTGGGCGCCTCACCGGCGCCAGCTGACGAGGAGTCTTTATATGACCGACTTGAGGCTTTCCCCCGAGGACATCACCAGCGTTCTTCGGGCAAAGATCGACGACTACGCGTACCGGCCCGCGCGCGAGCAGGTCGGCGTGGTCACCCAGTCCGGTGACGGCATCGCCCGGGTGTCTGGCCTGCCGGGCACCATGGCGAACGAGCTCCTCGACTTCGGCATCGCCCACGACGGGCGCCGGTTGTACGGCCTCGCCCTCAACCTCGACGAGCACAGCATCGGCGCCGTGCTCCTCGGTGACGCCGCCGAGGTCGAGGAGGGCGACGAGGTCAAGCCGACCGGTCAGGTGCTGTCGGTGCCGATCGGTGACGCCTACCTCGGGCGGGTGGTCGACGCGCTGGGCCGCCCGCTCGACGGCAAGGGCCCGCTGGACGACAGCAAGCTCGACGGCACCCGCGGCCTGGAGGTGCAGGCGCCTGGCGTGATCGACCGCCAGCCGGTGAAGGAACCCCTGCAGACCGGTATCAAGGCCATCGACGCGATGACCCCGATCGGTCGCGGTCAGCGCGAGCTCATCATCGGCGACCGCCAGGTCGGCAAGACCGCGGTCGCCGTCGACACGATCATCAACCAGCGCCAGAACTGGGCGAGCGGTGACCCCAGGCGCCAGGTGAAGTGCATCTACGTCGCCATCGGGCAGAAGGGTTCCACGGTCGCGGAGATAAACGACCGCCTCGAGCAGGCGGGCGCGATGGAATACACCACCATCGTGTCCGCGCCGGCGGCCACGCCTGCGCCGTTCCAGTACATCGCCCCTTACTCCGGCGCAGCCATCGGCTCCTACTGGATGTACCAGGGCCAGCACGCGCTGATCGTCTACGACGACCTGTCCAAGCAGGCCGACTCCTACCGCCAGCTGTCGCTGCTGCTGCGCCGGCCTCCCGGCCGCGAGGCCTACCCCGGCGACGTGTTCTACCTGCACTCGCGCCTGCTCGAGCGTGCCGCGAAGCTGTCCGACGAGCTCGGCGGCGGCTCGATGACGGCCCTGCCGATCATCGAGACCAAGGGCGGCGACGTCTCGGCGTTCATCCCCACCAACGTCATCTCGATCACCGACGGTCAGATCTACCTGGAGACCGACCTGTTCTTCCAGGGCGTGCGCCCCGCCATCAACGTGGGCATCTCGGTGTCCCGCGTGGGCGGCTCCGCGCAGCGCAAGGCGATGAAGAAGGTCTCGGGCACCATGCGCCTGGAGCTCGCGCAGTACCGCGAGCTGGAGGCGTTCGCGCAGTTCGGCTCGGAGCTGGACAAGGCTTCGCAGTCACAGCTCGACCGCGGCGCGCGCATCGTGGAGGTCCTCAAGCAGCCGCAGTTCTCGCCGGTGCCGGTCGAGGAGCAGGTGCTCGTCATCTGGGCCGTGACCAACGCCAAGCTCGACGACATCCCCGTCGTCGACGCCCGCCGCTTCGAGAGCGAGCTCCGCGAGTACGCGCGGGACCGCCACGGCGAGCTCCTCGACGCCTTGCGCGAGGAGGCGCTCAGCGACGAGCGCGTCAGCGAGCTCGAGCAGGTGATCGCCGCCTTCAAGGAGGGCTTCCGGCCCTCGAAGGTCGCTGAGCCCGGGGACCACCGCACGCAGGAGTCCCTCGACACGCTGCGCTCCGAGGACGAGGAGGAACCCGTCGAGGCAGCGCACACGACCGAGCTGCCGACCGACGAGACCCGGCAGGCACCCGACAGCGCGGAGCCCGTCAAGGGCGGGGAGCCGCCCGCCTAGCCTGCTCGAGCCCCGAGGCTTCGAGCGAGAGGAGGACTGCAATGCCAGGCGCCGGGGAGATGCGTGCG comes from Egibacteraceae bacterium and encodes:
- the atpH gene encoding ATP synthase F1 subunit delta yields the protein MTDATDTTDPVVGAYARAILEVAEAEGALSRVEDDLYRFSRTVDGNPELRNRLVDPGVPVGAKLELIDELLGGHPQSASAVMWLVQAGRARQLGAIADALAARAAAARSAVVAEVRTAVPLSEDQRHQLAEALRGSTGSPVELKVVVDPSVVGGMVVKMGDTVIDGSVARRLAELRGRLTGAS
- the atpE gene encoding ATP synthase F0 subunit C — protein: MEPIGQGLVFGLAAIGPGIGLGILVGKAIEAMARQPEAAGMVRTTMFIGIAIVEALALLGFVLVFVIGG
- the atpF gene encoding F0F1 ATP synthase subunit B, whose amino-acid sequence is MSGPIASMVLAVEAEEQGGAGLLLPDVPELIWGLVAFALLMAFMSKFVFPKMNAMLDERSAKIQGQIEEAESQRSQAEQLRRQYEEQLADARNQGNDIIEDARSQAERVRAEALRKAEEEAAQIVARARDDVVAERGRLVQDLRGQVAELSVELAGKIVQRELDPAQHRQLVDQYINELSGLN
- the atpA gene encoding F0F1 ATP synthase subunit alpha; the protein is MTDLRLSPEDITSVLRAKIDDYAYRPAREQVGVVTQSGDGIARVSGLPGTMANELLDFGIAHDGRRLYGLALNLDEHSIGAVLLGDAAEVEEGDEVKPTGQVLSVPIGDAYLGRVVDALGRPLDGKGPLDDSKLDGTRGLEVQAPGVIDRQPVKEPLQTGIKAIDAMTPIGRGQRELIIGDRQVGKTAVAVDTIINQRQNWASGDPRRQVKCIYVAIGQKGSTVAEINDRLEQAGAMEYTTIVSAPAATPAPFQYIAPYSGAAIGSYWMYQGQHALIVYDDLSKQADSYRQLSLLLRRPPGREAYPGDVFYLHSRLLERAAKLSDELGGGSMTALPIIETKGGDVSAFIPTNVISITDGQIYLETDLFFQGVRPAINVGISVSRVGGSAQRKAMKKVSGTMRLELAQYRELEAFAQFGSELDKASQSQLDRGARIVEVLKQPQFSPVPVEEQVLVIWAVTNAKLDDIPVVDARRFESELREYARDRHGELLDALREEALSDERVSELEQVIAAFKEGFRPSKVAEPGDHRTQESLDTLRSEDEEEPVEAAHTTELPTDETRQAPDSAEPVKGGEPPA